In the Blautia coccoides genome, GAGCAGGTCCGGCATGCTTTGTCTGATAACAGGACTTTGGAGGTTTTGAGATGCTGAAAATGAAAGCCGGAAAATATTTGGCAGTTGCCCTGAAAACAGCCATAGGAAGCTGCACTGCCATACTTGCGGCAGAGCAGTTTCACCTGGATTTTGCAAGTTCAGCGGGTATTATTGCTCTGCTGACTTTGATCAATACAAGATGGGATACCCTCAGGCTTTCTGCTGTGAGGCTTATTTCCTTTTTTGCCACCGTGATCCTGGCCTGGATGATCTTCAGTCATATGAGCAGGGAGTGGATCACATATGGGGTGTTTGTATTTTTGTTGGTGGGGATCAGCTTGTTTGTGGGATGGCAGAATACCATGTCTGTCAATGCAGTTATCGGAACACATTTCTGGACCACGCATGACTTCGGGGCAGCTACCATATGGAATGAATTCTGTCTTGTTTTTATCGGTATAACAGTGGCTGTCCTGCTGAATCTGTTTCAGCGCAACCAGAGCAGAAAAAAGCAGATTTTGCAGGATATGCGGTATGTAGAGGCCAGACTCCAGGATATTCTTGAAATGTTGGCAGACTATCTTATGCAGAGGGAAAACGAGGCGGATGTATGGGAGGAGATCGCCCATCTGGAGGAACATCTCTCTCATTCTATGGAGCGGGCTTATGAGTATGACAGAAATACATTTCTTCCGCACACGGAGTATTACAATCATTATATTGAGATGCGGACCAGGCAGTGCAGTATGCTGCAGAGCCTTCACTGGGAAATACAGAAGATCCGTACTATGCCCAGCCAGGCAGAGACCATTGCAGAGTACATTACTTACATGAAAAAATATGTGGAGGAGAAAAATATTCCGAAAAAACAGATAGAACGGCTACGCCAGGTAGAAAATGCGTTCCACGAGGCACCCCTGCCCGTGACTAGAGAGGAATTTGAGGGAAGGGCTGTCTTATATCACATTATGATGGATCTGGAGGAATTTTTGCTCTATAAAAAGCGGTTTATCGAATCCCTGAGTGATAAACAGAAGAAAATCTATTGGGAAACTGAAAAAAAGCAGTGAATCATGGGCTTGCACTGGAGTTAAGCCCATGATTTATGATAGAATAGACATATGTATAAATATTCGCATAAATATACGCAGAAAGGATGGAAAAAGTGTGAAAAAAATTATAACCGCAGTCTTATGCTTACTGGCTGTTTCACTGTCCCTGTCCTCCTGCGGCAGGGAAAAAGCAGAAGGCGCAGCCGGGCGGCAGGCGGAAGAGGGGACAGGAAAAGTCCTGGTGGCTTTTTTCTCCTACGGCGGCAACACAAGAATGCTGGCAGAGACGGCTGCCCGGTATTCGGGCGGGGATCTGTTCCGGATAGAAACTGAAAAATCTTATTCGGAAGATTATGACACCTGTCTGGAAGAGACGGCCAGAGAGATGGAGGAGAACGCACGTCCGGCACTTGCTTCCCATGTGGTACATATGGAAGAGTATGATGTGGTGTTGCTGGGGTATCCCATATGGTGGGGCAGCATGCCCATGGCTGTAAATACCTTTCTGGAGGAATATGATTTTAAAGGTAAAGTTATTGCGCCCTTCTGTACCCACGGAGGCAGCGGGCTGGGCAGCAGTGTGGAGGATCTGAAAAAAATATGTCCGGAGGCAGAGGCAGCAGAGGGGCTGGCTGTTTATGGTTCCAAAGCGGACCAGTCAGAGGATCAGGTGAAAGAATGGCTGGACAAACTGGGACTGTATGGGGAGGAGCAGGACAGGGAATAGGAGATAGAGGAATAGGAAATAGAGGAATAAGAGATAGAGGATTAGGAGATAAAGGAATAGGGGGATATGAACTTATGAAATCAAATAGAGAAGCTGTGTGGGAGGTGCTCACACAGATCAATCAGGTAATCCTGGGAAAAGAGACATTGACGGCAGAGGTGCTGGCAGCTCTTCTGGCGGGAGGCCATGTGCTGTTGGAGGATCTGCCGGGTTCAGGGAAGACAACCCTGGCACTGGCATTGTCAAAGCTTTTGGGACTGGACTGGAAAAGAGTACAATTTACGCCCGATGTGCTGCCATCGGATCTGACCGGATTTTCCATATACAGAAAAGACCTGCAGAGATTCGTCTATCAGCCGGGTGCCGTGTTCTGTAATCTTCTTCTTGCAGATGAGATAAACCGTACGTCGCCGAAGACCCAGTCTGCCCTTTTGGAAGTCATGGAGGAAGAGCAGGTGACGGTGGAGGGAGTGACCAGGAAAGTACCTGCCCCGTTTTTTGTCATAGCCACTCAGAATCCCACAGGGACGGCAGGCACGCAGATGCTGCCCCCTGCGCAGATGGATCGTTTTATGATATGCACTACTATGGGGTATCCCGATTTTGCCAGTGAGGTGGAGATGGCAAAAGGAACCGGAATTGAACGAAGGACTGACCATCTGATGCCTATGCTGAATGCACAGGTGCTTCAGAATATCAGACAAGAGGTGGAACAGATATTTGTCCATGACTCTGTCTATCACTATATTGTGAAGCTAATCACTGCAACCAGGAGAAATCCTCATTTTGAAGCCGGCGCCAGTCCGAGAGGAACCATATCACTGGTGCGCATGGCTAAGGTCACAGCCTGGATAGCCGGGAATGACTTCGTATCCCCTGCAGATGTGTCTGCCCAGTTTATTCCTGTGGTCAATCACAGGGTAAGGCTGAGTACCAGAGCGCGGATGGACGGTGTGGAAAAAGAGAATGTGCTTGCCGGTATTCTGGAACATGAGGAGAGACCATTCTTTAAGGGGAGATGACAGATGAGAAAATTACTGGTAACGCTGGTACTGATTTTGTTTTTTTATCTGGCGGGGCTTTACCGTTCTTCCTCTGTTATGATATTTCTCTCGGCATCTCTGGTTTTTATGGCAATTTTGGGAATTTTATCTAAGTATCTGGTACGCAGACTGGAAATCGGGCTGGAGCCGGAAAGGAATACTGTGTCAAAGGAGAGTACGATGACAGTGACACTGGCAGCGGTCAATCATTCCCGGATACCTGTCATGAAGTTTGAAGTACGTCTTAAGATATGGAATCAGGGGACATCCAATGCCGAAACGAAAAAGATACAGGGGTATGTTCCGGGAAAAGGCACTGCGAGGATAGGAGTGGAAGTCTCTCCAAAGCACTGCGGGATCTTGGAAATCAGCGGAAAGAAGGCGAAAGTTTGGGACCCTCTGTGTCTCTTTTGCGGACAGAAAAAGACAGCGGCTTCCTTTCGGGCAGTGGTGCTTCCAAAGGGTTATGAGATGCAGTTTTCTATGGAAAGCCTGCTTTTTGGTATGGAATCAGAAAACGGAAACAGCAGGCCCGGAGCACAACCGCCTGAAATCTATCAGGTCCAGGCTTACCGCCCCGGTGACGGACTCAGGGATATTCATTGGAAACTGACTGCCAGAAGCGGTGAACTGCTCAGCAAGCAGTATTGTGCAGAGGTTCAGGCTCCGGTATTCGTATTCTGGGATATCAGGGAGGACAAGCCTTTAAGCACCGGGCAGATGGACGCATTCTGGGAGCTTTGTTATGGGGTGAGCGCAGGCCTTCTGAAGGAAAAAGTCAGCCATTCGGTAGGATACTGGGACAGGCAGACCGGGCTGATACAGGTGTATTCCATTGCGTGCCATGAAGATATTATGAACAATCTGTGTGAAATGATACGCAGGGACGCGCTTTTTGAGGAAAAGGGATATCCGGATGAATTGTATTTAAAAGAGATGTACCAAAGGCAGGAGGAAGGGGAAATGGTTCTTTCCATGGACACGTCCCTCAGATTACATTTATACAATAAACTGCTGTTTCAGTTTTCAGAGGAGGATTATGTGGAAGAGATCAAGAAAGAGAGATTTTTACTCAGCTGACAAAGGAAAAAAAGCGGGAAAAACCAGTGGACCGGTCAGCGGCCTGCTCTTTTTCGTCTGTTATTTTTGCGGGCTTTGGGGATATCTGCGGCTGTGTTCATTGATCTTCAGGCTGAATTACAGTTTGTGGCCGGTGGCCTTTGTCCTGGCTGGAGCCTGTGCGGGGCTTTGGCTTCTTCAGGATATTGTGAAGTGTAAACCGGTCTTTGTGATATTTGTGGGCATTGCCGCCGCCGGAGGCATGTTTTGGGCAAAGCGGAGTATGTATCTTACCAATATGAAAATGCTGTATGCGGCCGGAATGTGGAATATGAGAGCGATTTCTGTTATTAAAGTGACAGGTCTGTTGTGTATCTGCATGATTTTGGGTCTGCTTTTTATTTACCTGACAGCGAATCTGGCAAAACAGGGATGGATTTTTTACTTTATTACCTTTCCCCTTGTGTTTGCCGCAATGATGGCGCAGGCAGATTTGGATATATGGACCCTCTGTTTTCCGGCTGTTTTTCATTTGGGAAACCGTATGGCCGGTGTTGCGTCCAAGACCCGCCGGAAATCAGGACAGCCAAGGGAAGGCATTTATAAAAATGCGGGAAGGGCAGTTCTTGTGCTTGTGGTCTTCTTTTTAGCTGCTGTGGGTATTGCGGGAAGAGGAGTTTCAAAGCATATGGATACCCTGTATGAGGTCCCCTTAAAGACCGGTGAACGTGCCTGGCGCATGGCGGCAGGTCTGTGGCTTCCGGAATCCGTCAAGGGCCAGGTAAACCGGGGCGGACTTTATCCAAGCGGCAGAGAGCAGATGGAAGTCATTCTCCCGGAAAAACCCAAGGAGGATCTGTACCTTAAAAGCTTTGTGGGTGATGTGTATGAAAGCGGTGCCTGGAAGGCAGCCGACCGTGAGGCTTTTTATGAAAGCTTGGACGGAGAGTACGCGGCTCAGGAGGGCGCGGACGCCAGAAAATATTTTGAAAACAGGCAGTTTTATATGATCCGTTATATTCTCTCCGGTTTGGGAGGTACAGATGGCTATGAAAATGTGCCGGGTGAAAAGAATGTGGAATTGCGGTCTCTGGCTCTGGAGAACAGGACAGTATCGCTGCCCTATATTTATGGAGAAGAGTATGGGGATGATAAGGTGCACAGGGGAACCATGTACACAGAAGAGGACTTTAAAACGGTGCTGGCTATGGCGGACGCAGATATAAGACTCAGATTTGAGGAGGAGGAGCGTGCCTACAAAACCTTTGTGGAGCAGTCCTGTCTTGCAGTTCCTGAGGAACAGGTACCACAGCTTGTGAGCATCTGCAGGTCTTATGATAATTCAGGAACAGAAGAGGTTACCGGATTCATACAGGCCTGGCTCCAGTCAAATGCAGCCTACTCCTTGAATCCCGGCGTGGCGCCCATTGGAAGGGACCCGGCAGAATATTTTATATGTGAGCAGGGAAAAGGATACTGTCAGCATTTTGCCACTGCGGCGGCACTTATGTACCGGATCTACGGGATCCCATCCCGCTATGCCGTGGGATTTAGGGCAGCGCCGGATTTATTTGAGGAGCAGGAGGACGGCAGATATAAGGCGGTTATCACAGATGTGCAGGCTCATGCGTGGGCTGAGATTTATTTAGACGGTGAAGGATGGATCCCAGTGGAGACAACCCCGGCAGCGGGGGCACAGCAGGCAGGGAACGGCTTGGAAAACGGAGAATACATGCCAAATGCAGAGACTGCAGCCGAAGCTGCCGGAACGGAATATGAGACCAGCCGAGAGAATGGAGCAGAACAGAATGATCAGGCTGTTCCGGATGAGGAAGAAGGCCGGACGGAACCGGGGAAGGAAGAGACTGCTGATGGAACAGAAAACGGTCAGGAGGATGAGAACAGCACACAGAAGGAGCAGAAAGACAGCGGTTTAGATCAGAACCGTAGAAATAAACTACTGGGGAGTATTCGTTCCTTTTTTGTCAGGATGGCACCAATATTTGCTGCGGCAGCAGGGATTGTTTTTATATGGGGGATGATTTGCCTTCGGCGGTATGCCATTCTGCGCAGGCAGGAAAAATACGGCGCTGGTCAGATCATGGTCAGAATGCTGGAAGTTCTTGGGATGGCAGGGAAGATGAAGGACTGTGACGCAATGGAAGCGGATTTTTCAGAAAAGCTGTCCCATGCAGTTCCCTCTATCAGCAGGGCGGAAGCCGTACAGATACAGAGAGCAGCCCTTCAGGAGAGCTTTGGAAATGAAGAGCTTTCTAAAATGCAGGGAAGGGAAACGCGCCGTGTCTATAAGAAAGCATGTTCTTATGTCTATAAAAACCTGCCGTGGTATAAAAAAATGTATTTCCGGTATGGAAAGGTATATGGATAAACGCATTCGCAGCAGAGGGCAGGATATCCGGGCTGCTTCCTGCTTTTGCCCGTAACTGTTAGAAATTGAAAAGCTATAAAAAGACGAAAAAAGAGGCTGCGCATAGAAATGCGCGGCCTCTTTTTGGCAGTCAGGAATTATGCTGCACAAACATTAACTGCTTTCAGTTTTCTGCTGTCTTTCGGATCCTGCTCTGTATCAAATGTTACTCTCTGTCCTTCGTCAAGGCTTTTGAATCCATTGGAAACAATAGCGGAAAAATGTACGAATACATCCTCTCCTGTATTGGAATCAGTAATAAATCCGTATCCCTTCTGAGCGTTAAACCATTTCACTGTACCGTTATTCATAATCAGTACCTCCATATATAATATTTGGTCGTAATAAAATAGAAAAAAGCCAACTCAACAATGAATTAAATGGAATCATTGTCTGGTCGGCTCTAAATTCAAATTAATCACTTTTTGTATCATATCATGGAGAGAAAGGAATGTCAAGAATATTTTTAGAAAATACTTACAAAAGAAAATGGAAAAATTTCTGTGCAACAGAAGAGGTTTGAATACCCACTTATTTAAAAGTGAGGATATGAAGGCGCAGTTTGTTGCGTTAGGCAGGAAGTGAAGTTATAATGTTGGTAGACAGGATCAAGTTAAAAAAAATAAAATATGAAATGGAGGATTAGATATGTTGGAAATTGGAATAAAGGCACCGGAATTCAGACTGTTGGATCAGGATGGGAAGGAAGTGGCTCTGAGTGATTTTAGGGGGAAGAAAGTCGTGTTGTACTTTTATAGTAAGGATAATACGGCAGGGTGTACAAAGCAGGCCTGTAATTTTGGAGAGCTGTATCCGCAGTTTACGGAGAAAGGAGCTGTGGTGCTTGGTGTCAGTAAAGATACGGCAGCTTCCCATAAAAAATTTGCTGAGAAATATCATCTGCCCTTTCCTTTGCTTTCCGATACGGAGCTTAAGGTGATCCGGGAATATGATGTATGGAAAGAAAAAAATATGTATGGGAAAAAGGTTATGGGAGTGGTGCGGACCACCTACCTGATCAACGAGGATGGAATCATAGAAAAGGCCTTCGGCAAGGTCAAGGCAGCGGATAACCCGGCGCAGATGCTGGGAGAGATCTGAGAGGCATCAATGAGAAGGGACAGGGCTGTTTTAGGGGTTTTTTCGTGTATGCATTTTCTTGTGGATGCTGCCTGCGCGTTTGCCATGTATGGGGTATTTAAGGGGAGGGATGCCTGGTACTGGTATATACTTTTATATAATTTCTGTGCTTTTGCTCTGCAGATGCCGTTGGGGGTGGTGCTTGATGGAATCTGCAGAGGGAAGAATACAGTGGAAAAGTATAGATGCTCTGCTGTGTTTGCTGTTTTGGGAGTTGTGTTTACTTTGGCGGAGGGATTTACACATGTGATCGTTCTGGGCATTGGAAA is a window encoding:
- a CDS encoding aromatic acid exporter family protein, with product MLKMKAGKYLAVALKTAIGSCTAILAAEQFHLDFASSAGIIALLTLINTRWDTLRLSAVRLISFFATVILAWMIFSHMSREWITYGVFVFLLVGISLFVGWQNTMSVNAVIGTHFWTTHDFGAATIWNEFCLVFIGITVAVLLNLFQRNQSRKKQILQDMRYVEARLQDILEMLADYLMQRENEADVWEEIAHLEEHLSHSMERAYEYDRNTFLPHTEYYNHYIEMRTRQCSMLQSLHWEIQKIRTMPSQAETIAEYITYMKKYVEEKNIPKKQIERLRQVENAFHEAPLPVTREEFEGRAVLYHIMMDLEEFLLYKKRFIESLSDKQKKIYWETEKKQ
- a CDS encoding flavodoxin, coding for MKKIITAVLCLLAVSLSLSSCGREKAEGAAGRQAEEGTGKVLVAFFSYGGNTRMLAETAARYSGGDLFRIETEKSYSEDYDTCLEETAREMEENARPALASHVVHMEEYDVVLLGYPIWWGSMPMAVNTFLEEYDFKGKVIAPFCTHGGSGLGSSVEDLKKICPEAEAAEGLAVYGSKADQSEDQVKEWLDKLGLYGEEQDRE
- a CDS encoding AAA family ATPase; the protein is MKSNREAVWEVLTQINQVILGKETLTAEVLAALLAGGHVLLEDLPGSGKTTLALALSKLLGLDWKRVQFTPDVLPSDLTGFSIYRKDLQRFVYQPGAVFCNLLLADEINRTSPKTQSALLEVMEEEQVTVEGVTRKVPAPFFVIATQNPTGTAGTQMLPPAQMDRFMICTTMGYPDFASEVEMAKGTGIERRTDHLMPMLNAQVLQNIRQEVEQIFVHDSVYHYIVKLITATRRNPHFEAGASPRGTISLVRMAKVTAWIAGNDFVSPADVSAQFIPVVNHRVRLSTRARMDGVEKENVLAGILEHEERPFFKGR
- a CDS encoding DUF58 domain-containing protein, which translates into the protein MRKLLVTLVLILFFYLAGLYRSSSVMIFLSASLVFMAILGILSKYLVRRLEIGLEPERNTVSKESTMTVTLAAVNHSRIPVMKFEVRLKIWNQGTSNAETKKIQGYVPGKGTARIGVEVSPKHCGILEISGKKAKVWDPLCLFCGQKKTAASFRAVVLPKGYEMQFSMESLLFGMESENGNSRPGAQPPEIYQVQAYRPGDGLRDIHWKLTARSGELLSKQYCAEVQAPVFVFWDIREDKPLSTGQMDAFWELCYGVSAGLLKEKVSHSVGYWDRQTGLIQVYSIACHEDIMNNLCEMIRRDALFEEKGYPDELYLKEMYQRQEEGEMVLSMDTSLRLHLYNKLLFQFSEEDYVEEIKKERFLLS
- a CDS encoding transglutaminase-like domain-containing protein, translated to MWKRSRKRDFYSADKGKKAGKTSGPVSGLLFFVCYFCGLWGYLRLCSLIFRLNYSLWPVAFVLAGACAGLWLLQDIVKCKPVFVIFVGIAAAGGMFWAKRSMYLTNMKMLYAAGMWNMRAISVIKVTGLLCICMILGLLFIYLTANLAKQGWIFYFITFPLVFAAMMAQADLDIWTLCFPAVFHLGNRMAGVASKTRRKSGQPREGIYKNAGRAVLVLVVFFLAAVGIAGRGVSKHMDTLYEVPLKTGERAWRMAAGLWLPESVKGQVNRGGLYPSGREQMEVILPEKPKEDLYLKSFVGDVYESGAWKAADREAFYESLDGEYAAQEGADARKYFENRQFYMIRYILSGLGGTDGYENVPGEKNVELRSLALENRTVSLPYIYGEEYGDDKVHRGTMYTEEDFKTVLAMADADIRLRFEEEERAYKTFVEQSCLAVPEEQVPQLVSICRSYDNSGTEEVTGFIQAWLQSNAAYSLNPGVAPIGRDPAEYFICEQGKGYCQHFATAAALMYRIYGIPSRYAVGFRAAPDLFEEQEDGRYKAVITDVQAHAWAEIYLDGEGWIPVETTPAAGAQQAGNGLENGEYMPNAETAAEAAGTEYETSRENGAEQNDQAVPDEEEGRTEPGKEETADGTENGQEDENSTQKEQKDSGLDQNRRNKLLGSIRSFFVRMAPIFAAAAGIVFIWGMICLRRYAILRRQEKYGAGQIMVRMLEVLGMAGKMKDCDAMEADFSEKLSHAVPSISRAEAVQIQRAALQESFGNEELSKMQGRETRRVYKKACSYVYKNLPWYKKMYFRYGKVYG
- a CDS encoding cold-shock protein, producing the protein MNNGTVKWFNAQKGYGFITDSNTGEDVFVHFSAIVSNGFKSLDEGQRVTFDTEQDPKDSRKLKAVNVCAA
- the bcp gene encoding thioredoxin-dependent thiol peroxidase gives rise to the protein MLEIGIKAPEFRLLDQDGKEVALSDFRGKKVVLYFYSKDNTAGCTKQACNFGELYPQFTEKGAVVLGVSKDTAASHKKFAEKYHLPFPLLSDTELKVIREYDVWKEKNMYGKKVMGVVRTTYLINEDGIIEKAFGKVKAADNPAQMLGEI